The following coding sequences are from one Oligoflexus sp. window:
- a CDS encoding PAS domain S-box protein — MSKHERPLENDQDPAADRELLLQRCRELEKENRTLKLALSRSQNPGSTDDAMIVTDPEGQILYWNRAAEIIYGWSMVEAIGRSILDVIPSEQSLEEAQRIMAILQSGQTWSGQFAVKHRDGHQLMVQVTDSALLDANGRVLAIIGVSRAVTAALQPEEEFFQNEIWATETLKAIAVASQRLRSDFNRKLSLILKSVSCGVWEFDPALNHTELDDSLYELYGISRTECPLGADAIHRALHPEDRKNIFEDIPRIIRSGVDRFDLEYRVLRPDGALRHLLVRSFVDRSPDGKARKVWGVAMDHTAIKETQDQLRQMFEAISSMAIVVETNPAGIITYVNDNFCTISGYSREELIGKTHRVVNSGMHDAEFFRNLWKTIASGKKWYGEICNRRKDGTLYWVQTAITPMIGPKGEVSKYLSLRVDITDRKMAEAQILQASKMASLGEMAGGVAHEINNPVAIIMGKVDRMRKRIDQGRMDAQEFKEELAFIRETSLRIAGIVKGLLDFARGESHIQYLHTTAQRVLDQVLSFCRAHIRRHGVNLIVEPIPEISFVANQNQIVQILLNLVNNAYDAAHNTPDPWVKVDVHAVNEDLLRFIVTDAGPGIPESLRSKIMQPFFTTKPIGQGTGLGLSISHGIAAGHGGRLTLDTQGPYTTFILELPIKGPQNSKANAA, encoded by the coding sequence ATGTCCAAGCACGAGCGTCCTCTTGAAAATGATCAGGATCCCGCCGCGGATCGGGAGCTGCTTTTGCAGCGTTGCCGCGAACTGGAGAAAGAAAATCGGACCCTGAAGCTTGCGCTCAGCCGTTCGCAGAATCCGGGAAGCACGGACGATGCGATGATCGTCACCGATCCCGAGGGACAGATTCTCTATTGGAACAGAGCCGCCGAGATCATCTATGGCTGGTCCATGGTCGAAGCCATCGGCCGCAGCATACTCGATGTGATACCCAGCGAGCAGAGTCTGGAGGAAGCCCAGCGGATCATGGCGATTCTGCAGTCAGGTCAGACATGGTCAGGGCAATTCGCCGTAAAACACCGTGATGGGCATCAGTTGATGGTGCAGGTCACCGACTCGGCTCTTCTGGACGCGAATGGACGCGTCCTTGCCATCATCGGCGTATCGCGCGCTGTCACTGCAGCGCTGCAGCCGGAGGAGGAATTCTTTCAAAATGAAATCTGGGCTACGGAAACCCTCAAAGCCATTGCTGTTGCCTCGCAGAGGCTGCGTTCCGATTTTAATCGCAAACTCTCGTTGATCTTGAAATCCGTTTCCTGTGGTGTCTGGGAATTTGATCCTGCCCTGAATCACACGGAACTGGATGATTCGCTTTATGAACTCTATGGGATTTCACGCACTGAATGTCCCCTTGGAGCCGACGCCATCCATCGAGCCCTTCATCCTGAAGACAGAAAGAATATCTTCGAGGACATACCCAGAATCATTCGGAGTGGGGTCGACCGCTTTGATCTTGAGTACCGCGTGCTTCGTCCCGACGGCGCCCTGCGGCATCTTTTGGTCAGAAGCTTCGTGGACAGAAGCCCCGATGGCAAGGCGCGGAAAGTCTGGGGCGTTGCGATGGATCACACCGCTATCAAAGAAACCCAGGATCAGTTGCGGCAGATGTTTGAAGCCATATCTTCGATGGCCATCGTCGTGGAAACCAATCCAGCCGGCATCATCACCTATGTGAATGACAACTTCTGTACGATCAGCGGCTATAGCCGCGAAGAGTTGATCGGCAAAACCCATCGCGTCGTGAATTCGGGAATGCATGATGCCGAATTTTTCAGGAATCTGTGGAAGACGATAGCCAGCGGGAAAAAATGGTACGGCGAGATCTGCAACCGGCGCAAGGATGGAACGCTTTACTGGGTGCAGACGGCCATCACACCGATGATCGGACCCAAGGGTGAGGTGAGCAAGTACCTTTCCTTGAGAGTCGATATCACCGATCGGAAGATGGCTGAGGCTCAGATTCTTCAGGCCAGCAAGATGGCTTCTTTGGGAGAAATGGCTGGCGGTGTGGCTCACGAGATCAATAATCCTGTGGCTATCATCATGGGCAAAGTCGATCGAATGCGCAAACGCATCGATCAGGGCCGCATGGATGCTCAGGAATTCAAGGAGGAGCTGGCTTTCATCCGCGAGACCTCGCTGCGCATCGCGGGCATCGTCAAAGGGCTTTTGGACTTTGCGCGGGGTGAAAGTCACATCCAGTATTTGCACACCACAGCTCAGCGGGTGCTCGACCAGGTCTTGAGTTTCTGTCGTGCGCACATCCGCCGACATGGTGTGAATCTTATCGTCGAACCGATTCCCGAGATCAGCTTCGTGGCCAATCAAAATCAGATCGTCCAGATTCTCCTGAACCTTGTGAACAATGCCTATGACGCCGCTCATAATACCCCAGACCCGTGGGTGAAGGTGGACGTTCACGCGGTGAATGAAGACCTTTTGCGCTTTATCGTTACGGATGCCGGTCCCGGCATTCCCGAAAGCCTGCGCTCCAAAATCATGCAGCCCTTTTTTACCACCAAGCCCATCGGCCAAGGAACGGGCCTGGGCCTGAGCATATCCCATGGGATAGCCGCCGGGCATGGAGGTCGCCTGACCCTTGATACCCAAGGCCCGTACACCACCTTTATCCTGGAGCTGCCCATCAAGGGTCCGCAGAATTCCAAGGCGAATGCCGCGTAA
- a CDS encoding protein kinase domain-containing protein, with product MPKIEQTRIIKELYRSPRTVVFLVESEIHGTCAFKTVNPDSDLALASLENLRYEAEILYSLDDPRLLKPLALDETPGSQGLYLPFFDAPSLAARLNREGGMSLQQFWDCARQVLEVLTYIHSKGLVHKDINPNNILVASQETTVRLIDFEIASRVWDDRQKDFTSDHLEGTLAYMSPEQTGRVDMPVDARSDLYSFGISCFEMLTGKLPFQAHDRIGFIHAHLSLEAPDPRKLRSDLPRELAAIIQKLLLKNPKERYQSAYGLLRDLEQLFAPDALKVSEFILGRDDLPVHFEAPHQLLGREQETLKIEQAFALSSQGQIHICGLAGASGVGKSSLARHARSLTLKQQGLYLESKCEQGQQHASFFPFQQLFKMIVQRWQSMPESQFKELAAELRRGIGEQLKALEQITVAMQVLTQDLPELPSCGLKEAEDRLAFVTIEVLRALGRNQILTLFFDDIQWMDQASLQLLSSIIEQADGLRLFVLMAYRVHETGENAKAIALLRRLQNQPNCHLHDIRDFDEARTSLYLNKVFPRLKDHASLTSYVHERTKGNPYYLGQYLRRAAEERIISFNFAQGYWEADLTRLQQMLIADDLAGFLVHELDRLDRRTLKIAQMAAILGFEFTLAELQQLSGWSYRDLKSALSDCAKASIVMPMNEQAQRFLKYGERQLSSDRPTSYRFQHDRMYQACYQMLSEHEAQEWHFRFGRILEQDHSTHTDAERFMLMVEHLNRGCAWMKSREEKLALAHYNAEAAQTCFDKVAFQKAEQLLQQIEGLLGAELWSHHELAWTSCLLLTQLAYHAGRMADGDRTWQTMLLHARTQEQKAELYRHKLELLSAVGEKSAAIEAGLRGLKELGISVSARPNPFQVLTETARTLPMMALVNVEALLQRPMVDGSDRLALKLLVSLAPAAYTSGQENLYVVAIMKAVRLTLRKGISEDSALTFVYGGGVAMIAFGIAGLARKFAGLADRLNAERQDLRNRAKIRFLNGAFVYSWLRPWRAISPYVKEGRDAGLMTGDFYFTRLCTLHYQEWDLQFSLDEEIASLEERLRFVKSLGPVPLDDAAALMAPHLAVAQELRNGESNFSFDAHCDAMREKDYASGSAITCLLLLKRAWFLGQWDEAREWDLEVRRFQKGLLGLPWLVDSCLYRALLLADYPSHKSWPLRIRKTLGLGVQLLKAYRWYALQREQFAFIFHLLCAEWAQSLAWRGKAQRHYCKAIAEADHQNVSFWSALAYERLAKTLRSQGLDPMSDQALHKSLYYYKRWGSKLRVNQIAQQLGLNENALEPRENISGGHTTTIHLGHETLDTEAIVTAAESLAGEVEINQVVRKLLQLSLQYSGSDRVVLILRDLTEASLMVVGHAKGEEIAAGLRESIDSYPDLAKGALMLAARSKKEVLIHDCEEARAELDYNGELPPESLAILPIMNKGQVAGLLYLENHLMKNAYSLARLRLMTLLSSQMAISLQNALLFEQMKEKIWLENELAAAKAVQETLLPSHASFGDFEIAASYRAADSTGGDWFWYHFAESEHKLYVMIGDVTGHGIPSALVTGTVSGAIQACLGQLDALGSKDPRSTLESIAAHVNHVIYNTGRKANRVMSMAFICLDLEAMQGYYLNAAHNALLHLHSAGFSTLLEPGSLLGQLTEPTFGFRSFSIEKDDCFFLFTDGLIENGGTQRQQKLSTKSLGKLLSRDDSARESVSKIEAKTQELWDGFKAVDDTTFLMVKVLCSGDKKAAA from the coding sequence TTGCCTAAAATTGAGCAGACCCGGATCATCAAAGAACTCTATCGCTCGCCCCGAACCGTCGTCTTCCTCGTTGAATCAGAAATCCACGGGACCTGTGCATTCAAGACGGTGAATCCTGATTCGGATTTGGCTTTGGCTTCGCTCGAAAATCTGCGCTATGAAGCTGAAATACTGTATTCGTTGGACGATCCTCGGCTGCTCAAACCTCTCGCCTTGGACGAGACACCCGGCTCGCAGGGGCTCTATCTCCCTTTTTTCGACGCCCCTTCTTTAGCCGCTCGCTTGAATCGTGAAGGCGGGATGAGCCTGCAGCAATTCTGGGACTGTGCGCGGCAGGTCCTGGAAGTCCTGACTTATATACACAGCAAGGGTCTTGTCCATAAGGATATCAATCCAAATAACATCCTCGTGGCATCGCAAGAGACCACCGTTCGACTGATAGACTTTGAAATTGCAAGCCGCGTGTGGGACGACAGGCAGAAGGATTTCACGTCCGATCATCTGGAAGGCACGCTTGCCTATATGTCTCCAGAACAGACGGGGCGGGTCGATATGCCAGTCGATGCGCGGAGCGACCTCTATTCCTTTGGCATCTCCTGCTTTGAAATGCTGACGGGCAAACTTCCTTTTCAGGCTCACGATAGAATTGGCTTCATCCACGCTCATCTTAGCCTCGAAGCCCCGGATCCTCGCAAATTGCGCTCGGATCTTCCCAGGGAACTTGCGGCCATCATTCAGAAACTGCTTTTGAAGAATCCCAAAGAGCGCTATCAGAGCGCCTATGGGCTCCTGCGCGATCTGGAGCAGCTGTTTGCGCCAGACGCTTTGAAGGTATCCGAATTTATTCTGGGCCGCGATGATCTGCCCGTTCATTTTGAAGCGCCGCATCAGTTGCTGGGCCGTGAGCAGGAAACGCTGAAGATCGAGCAAGCCTTCGCCTTGAGCAGTCAGGGGCAGATTCACATCTGCGGCCTCGCGGGAGCTTCGGGTGTCGGCAAGTCGAGCCTCGCCCGGCACGCCCGCAGCTTGACCCTCAAGCAGCAAGGGCTTTATCTGGAGAGCAAATGCGAGCAAGGTCAGCAGCATGCCTCCTTCTTCCCCTTCCAGCAGCTTTTCAAGATGATCGTTCAACGCTGGCAGTCCATGCCCGAGAGCCAGTTTAAAGAACTGGCTGCTGAACTGCGCAGAGGCATAGGCGAGCAATTGAAGGCTCTGGAACAGATTACCGTCGCGATGCAGGTTCTGACTCAAGACCTGCCTGAACTTCCGAGCTGTGGCCTGAAAGAGGCCGAGGATCGTCTTGCGTTTGTGACCATCGAAGTTCTGAGGGCCCTGGGCCGCAATCAGATTCTGACTCTCTTCTTCGACGACATCCAATGGATGGATCAGGCCTCTCTTCAGCTGCTCAGCAGCATCATCGAGCAGGCCGATGGTTTACGCCTCTTTGTGCTGATGGCCTACCGGGTCCATGAAACCGGCGAGAATGCCAAGGCCATTGCTCTTCTGCGACGCTTGCAGAACCAGCCCAACTGCCATCTGCATGATATCCGTGATTTTGATGAGGCACGGACGAGTCTTTACTTGAACAAGGTTTTTCCGCGCTTGAAGGACCATGCATCCCTTACTTCATATGTTCACGAGCGAACCAAGGGCAATCCATACTATCTCGGCCAGTATCTTAGACGGGCGGCCGAGGAGCGGATCATCAGCTTTAATTTCGCTCAGGGATATTGGGAAGCTGACCTGACTCGTCTGCAGCAGATGCTGATCGCGGATGACCTCGCCGGCTTTCTCGTGCATGAACTCGATAGACTTGACCGCAGGACTTTGAAGATCGCCCAGATGGCCGCTATTCTCGGTTTTGAATTTACGCTCGCCGAGCTCCAGCAGCTGTCAGGCTGGTCCTATCGTGATTTAAAGAGCGCTCTCAGCGATTGCGCAAAAGCCTCCATCGTCATGCCCATGAATGAACAAGCTCAGAGGTTTTTGAAGTATGGTGAACGTCAGTTAAGCTCCGACCGACCCACCTCCTATCGCTTCCAGCACGACCGCATGTATCAAGCCTGCTACCAAATGCTGAGCGAGCATGAGGCCCAGGAATGGCACTTTCGATTCGGCAGGATCCTCGAACAGGATCATTCGACTCATACTGATGCCGAGCGTTTTATGCTGATGGTGGAACACTTGAACCGCGGATGCGCTTGGATGAAGTCTCGCGAGGAAAAACTCGCTTTGGCTCACTATAATGCAGAGGCGGCTCAAACATGCTTCGACAAGGTGGCATTTCAAAAGGCCGAGCAGCTTTTGCAGCAGATCGAGGGACTGCTTGGAGCGGAACTCTGGTCCCATCATGAACTGGCCTGGACAAGCTGCCTTCTGCTGACCCAACTTGCCTATCACGCGGGGCGAATGGCCGACGGGGACCGCACCTGGCAGACGATGCTTCTGCACGCCCGGACTCAGGAGCAGAAGGCTGAACTATATCGGCATAAGCTGGAACTGCTCAGCGCTGTCGGTGAAAAATCTGCGGCAATCGAGGCGGGACTGCGAGGCCTGAAGGAATTAGGGATATCGGTCAGCGCTCGGCCCAACCCATTCCAGGTTCTCACGGAAACGGCCCGCACCCTTCCCATGATGGCCCTTGTGAATGTCGAGGCCCTGCTGCAGCGTCCCATGGTGGATGGATCGGATCGACTCGCGCTCAAGCTGCTCGTGAGTCTTGCCCCTGCGGCTTATACCTCGGGACAGGAAAACCTTTATGTGGTGGCCATCATGAAGGCCGTGCGACTGACCCTGCGCAAAGGCATCTCCGAAGACTCCGCCTTGACGTTTGTCTATGGGGGAGGCGTGGCTATGATTGCCTTTGGGATCGCTGGCCTCGCCCGAAAATTCGCAGGGCTTGCCGATCGACTCAATGCTGAGCGCCAGGACCTCAGGAACCGGGCCAAGATTCGCTTTCTCAATGGTGCCTTCGTCTATTCGTGGCTGCGGCCCTGGAGGGCGATTTCTCCCTATGTGAAGGAAGGCCGCGACGCCGGGCTCATGACAGGGGATTTCTATTTCACAAGGCTCTGTACGCTTCACTATCAGGAATGGGATCTTCAGTTTTCCTTGGACGAGGAGATTGCCTCCCTTGAGGAGCGCTTGCGCTTCGTTAAAAGCTTAGGCCCTGTGCCTCTGGACGATGCTGCCGCGTTGATGGCACCACATCTGGCCGTGGCTCAGGAATTGCGAAACGGTGAGTCGAACTTTTCCTTCGACGCGCACTGCGACGCCATGCGGGAAAAAGATTATGCATCAGGCAGCGCCATCACCTGTCTGCTGCTTCTGAAAAGAGCCTGGTTCCTGGGGCAGTGGGACGAAGCTCGCGAATGGGACCTGGAGGTGAGGCGCTTTCAAAAAGGCCTTCTCGGTCTGCCGTGGCTGGTCGATTCCTGCCTCTATCGGGCCCTTCTGCTGGCCGATTATCCATCACACAAGTCCTGGCCGCTGCGTATCCGCAAGACTTTGGGACTTGGCGTTCAGCTTCTCAAAGCGTATCGCTGGTATGCCCTTCAAAGGGAGCAGTTCGCGTTCATCTTCCATCTTCTGTGTGCAGAATGGGCCCAATCCCTCGCATGGCGTGGGAAGGCTCAGCGTCATTACTGTAAGGCTATTGCTGAGGCTGATCACCAGAACGTGAGCTTCTGGTCGGCATTGGCCTATGAGCGACTCGCCAAAACTCTCCGTTCACAGGGTTTGGATCCTATGTCTGATCAAGCTTTGCATAAGAGCCTTTATTACTACAAAAGGTGGGGCAGCAAGCTTCGGGTCAATCAGATTGCACAGCAACTGGGTTTGAACGAGAACGCCTTGGAGCCCAGAGAGAACATCTCGGGCGGGCATACCACCACCATTCATCTGGGACATGAGACTCTCGATACGGAAGCCATCGTCACCGCAGCCGAGTCGTTGGCAGGCGAGGTTGAAATCAATCAAGTCGTCCGCAAACTGCTGCAGCTATCGCTTCAATACAGTGGTTCCGACCGCGTCGTCCTCATTCTCAGGGACCTCACCGAGGCTTCGCTCATGGTTGTGGGCCACGCAAAGGGCGAGGAGATCGCGGCGGGATTGCGGGAGAGTATCGACAGCTATCCCGACCTTGCTAAAGGCGCTCTCATGCTGGCGGCTCGCTCCAAAAAAGAGGTTCTGATTCACGACTGCGAGGAGGCCAGGGCCGAACTTGATTACAATGGAGAGCTGCCGCCCGAATCGCTGGCGATACTGCCCATCATGAACAAAGGCCAGGTAGCGGGGCTGCTCTATCTGGAAAACCATCTCATGAAGAATGCCTATTCTCTGGCCCGCCTTCGGCTTATGACTTTGCTTTCCAGTCAAATGGCGATCTCCTTGCAGAACGCTTTGCTCTTTGAACAAATGAAAGAGAAGATCTGGCTCGAAAATGAGCTGGCTGCTGCCAAGGCTGTGCAGGAGACCTTGCTTCCATCCCACGCAAGCTTTGGGGATTTCGAGATCGCGGCCTCGTATCGGGCTGCTGACAGCACAGGTGGGGATTGGTTTTGGTATCACTTTGCCGAATCCGAGCACAAACTTTATGTGATGATCGGCGATGTCACGGGACACGGCATTCCCTCAGCACTGGTCACAGGGACAGTATCGGGAGCGATTCAAGCCTGTCTCGGACAGCTCGACGCCTTGGGTTCCAAAGATCCCAGGTCCACCCTTGAATCCATAGCCGCTCACGTGAATCACGTCATCTACAATACGGGTCGCAAAGCCAATCGCGTCATGAGCATGGCCTTCATCTGCCTTGATCTTGAGGCTATGCAGGGATATTACCTGAATGCCGCGCACAATGCCCTCCTTCATCTTCACAGCGCGGGCTTCTCGACTTTACTCGAACCCGGCTCCCTCTTGGGCCAGCTGACGGAGCCGACCTTTGGTTTCCGATCATTTTCCATTGAAAAGGATGACTGCTTCTTCCTCTTTACCGACGGATTGATTGAAAACGGCGGTACCCAAAGGCAGCAAAAGCTTTCCACAAAATCTTTGGGCAAACTCCTCAGCCGGGACGATAGCGCCCGTGAATCCGTAAGCAAGATTGAAGCGAAGACCCAGGAGCTTTGGGATGGGTTCAAGGCGGTGGATGATACCACATTCCTGATGGTCAAAGTGCTGTGTTCAGGGGATAAAAAGGCCGCCGCTTGA
- a CDS encoding AbgT family transporter, with protein sequence MTQTAAAKRASRSERFLDLIERVGNMLPEPVILFSLLTALVFMLSAWGTAARWEVQPQKLVIATQEKVDVNGQVIQEAQRGADGKVIRTLAPHGEPIGTRSLLTQEGIYWFFSSMLGNFTRSPALGLIFVAMIGIGFAERFGFFSALMRFLAFATPKRLLTPVIVLVGANSSVASDAGYIILPPLAAALYLAVGRHPIAGLAAAFAGVSGGFGGGFFPTGGDGALAGFATSAAHVLDPSYTVNITHNLYFKAGSALIVMLAGWFVTDKIVEPRLHKSSAWGNAQDNQTLANLSLDGHEKQALLGAILTMVGIAGLFLALILIPGMPLHGTGQPTLASGHVLMEGPAAALQSGFQGALRAVERAGDRWSQVIVPMIFCVFFFPGLVYGLITRQIQGQKELIEGLYHGVRSIVPVLVIMFFLAQFVESLKYTGLDRMLAYAGGSLLVQVDLPVPLLLVLFILVVILGDFAMSGMLSKFGVLAPIFIPMFMMVGMSPELTTAAYRIGDSVVNIITPLNSYLLIILAVMHKYRPQAGLGTLISLMVPYTLVFFVVWTSFLIGWYILGWPLGTEAPIHYEPQAG encoded by the coding sequence ATGACACAGACAGCAGCTGCGAAGCGAGCTTCCCGATCCGAGCGTTTCCTTGACCTCATTGAGCGTGTGGGGAATATGCTCCCCGAACCGGTTATTCTTTTTAGCCTTTTAACCGCTCTCGTCTTTATGCTGTCGGCCTGGGGAACCGCCGCCCGCTGGGAGGTCCAACCGCAGAAGCTTGTCATTGCGACCCAGGAAAAAGTGGATGTGAATGGACAGGTGATCCAGGAAGCTCAGCGCGGTGCCGACGGCAAAGTCATACGGACCCTGGCCCCTCACGGCGAGCCGATTGGGACGCGAAGCCTTCTTACCCAGGAAGGGATCTATTGGTTCTTCTCGTCCATGCTCGGCAACTTCACCCGCAGTCCGGCTCTGGGCCTGATCTTTGTGGCCATGATCGGCATTGGATTTGCCGAACGCTTTGGATTTTTCAGCGCGCTGATGCGTTTTCTGGCCTTTGCCACCCCGAAAAGGCTTTTAACGCCGGTGATTGTTCTGGTCGGCGCCAACTCCTCGGTGGCCAGTGATGCCGGTTATATTATCCTTCCGCCTTTGGCCGCCGCCCTTTATCTGGCGGTCGGACGGCATCCGATTGCAGGCCTCGCCGCAGCCTTTGCCGGGGTTTCAGGAGGCTTTGGCGGTGGATTTTTTCCAACCGGAGGGGATGGGGCGCTGGCCGGTTTTGCGACGAGCGCGGCCCATGTCCTGGACCCTTCCTATACTGTGAATATCACGCATAACCTTTATTTTAAGGCCGGATCGGCTTTGATCGTGATGCTGGCCGGATGGTTCGTGACCGATAAAATCGTTGAACCGCGTCTTCATAAATCCTCGGCCTGGGGCAATGCCCAGGATAATCAAACCCTGGCCAACCTGAGTCTGGATGGTCATGAGAAGCAGGCGCTGCTCGGAGCTATTCTCACAATGGTCGGCATTGCCGGCCTCTTTTTGGCCCTGATTCTGATACCCGGCATGCCTTTGCATGGTACAGGGCAGCCGACCCTGGCGTCGGGTCATGTCCTTATGGAAGGTCCGGCGGCGGCTCTGCAGAGCGGTTTTCAGGGAGCATTAAGGGCGGTGGAACGAGCCGGTGATCGCTGGTCGCAGGTGATCGTCCCCATGATTTTCTGCGTCTTCTTTTTCCCCGGCCTTGTCTATGGACTGATCACAAGGCAAATCCAGGGGCAGAAGGAACTGATCGAAGGCCTTTATCACGGCGTCCGTTCGATCGTGCCGGTGCTTGTCATCATGTTTTTCCTGGCTCAATTCGTCGAGTCTTTGAAGTATACAGGGCTTGATCGCATGCTCGCCTATGCCGGCGGTTCGCTCCTCGTGCAGGTGGATCTGCCGGTGCCTCTTCTGCTCGTTCTCTTCATCCTGGTCGTGATTCTGGGTGACTTCGCCATGAGCGGCATGCTCAGCAAATTCGGTGTGCTGGCCCCGATCTTTATTCCGATGTTCATGATGGTCGGCATGAGCCCGGAGCTGACGACGGCCGCTTATCGCATTGGGGATTCGGTGGTGAACATCATCACGCCGCTCAACAGCTACCTGCTCATCATCCTCGCGGTCATGCACAAGTATAGGCCGCAGGCAGGCCTTGGGACTTTGATTTCCCTCATGGTGCCATATACCCTGGTTTTCTTCGTGGTGTGGACCAGCTTTCTGATCGGCTGGTATATCCTGGGCTGGCCGCTCGGCACCGAGGCTCCGATTCATTACGAGCCTCAGGCCGGTTGA
- a CDS encoding MarR family transcriptional regulator gives MLSLHDDYHNLEYLKFFVDRYQQCDLSSIQTYLAVVRLADRLQSKSEAYFQRMDLSKGRFLIMKMLARSGESGLAPAEIAQNISCARATVTGLLDTLEAAGYIERLADPQGDRRSLRIRLTPAGQSKLDAVLPRHHQRIKQAMSDFSMEERDQLMSLLAKFNKGLSAFENNSNESSDHAQDISRVRKEKP, from the coding sequence TTGCTTTCCCTCCATGACGACTATCATAACCTTGAATATCTGAAGTTCTTCGTCGATCGCTATCAGCAGTGCGATCTTTCTTCCATACAAACCTATTTGGCCGTCGTACGGCTGGCCGATCGCCTGCAAAGCAAATCGGAAGCCTATTTTCAGCGCATGGATCTTTCCAAGGGCCGCTTTCTCATCATGAAGATGCTGGCGCGTTCGGGGGAAAGCGGTCTGGCACCAGCCGAGATCGCCCAGAACATCAGCTGCGCCCGGGCCACCGTCACCGGGCTCTTGGATACCCTCGAAGCGGCCGGCTATATCGAGCGACTCGCCGATCCCCAGGGTGATCGCCGGAGTCTTCGCATTCGGCTGACACCTGCCGGCCAAAGCAAATTGGATGCTGTGCTTCCCCGCCATCATCAGCGCATCAAGCAGGCCATGTCGGATTTCAGCATGGAGGAGCGCGATCAGCTCATGTCCCTGCTCGCGAAATTCAACAAGGGCCTTAGCGCTTTTGAAAATAATTCGAACGAATCCAGCGACCATGCTCAGGATATTTCTCGCGTCAGGAAGGAAAAACCATGA
- a CDS encoding pirin family protein: MVKKARPPAYFTRLLPPSEQATGSFDQGAITEQKMIGFAGEGSAIHRIGPLYYWAWAQAARPSSVAEHPHRGFEIMSYILEGTIEHRDSLGHASRMESGDLQLMQTGSGLDHEEHFVETPAEILQIWFDPHFRQETMVPPRYAVYPRNRFLQRDHATILLGEGSPISLVTPDVSMHDLKLSPGDKADGSIAAGMGWAALVLHGAGTLQCGSETYSVRSRDFIVHQAETETTWKLLPSETLRLIWIRVPLELPYPLFPKPR, encoded by the coding sequence ATGGTGAAAAAAGCCCGTCCTCCCGCCTATTTCACAAGGCTACTGCCCCCTTCCGAACAGGCCACGGGCAGCTTTGATCAGGGTGCCATCACCGAGCAGAAGATGATCGGCTTTGCGGGCGAGGGCTCGGCCATTCATCGCATAGGGCCGCTTTATTACTGGGCCTGGGCCCAGGCGGCGCGACCTTCATCCGTCGCGGAGCATCCGCATCGCGGTTTCGAAATCATGAGCTATATCCTGGAAGGCACGATCGAACATCGCGACAGCCTGGGTCATGCCTCGCGCATGGAAAGCGGTGATCTGCAGCTGATGCAGACCGGTTCGGGACTCGATCACGAGGAGCATTTCGTGGAAACGCCCGCGGAGATACTCCAGATCTGGTTTGATCCTCACTTTCGTCAGGAAACGATGGTGCCGCCGCGTTATGCCGTGTATCCGCGGAACCGTTTCCTTCAACGCGATCACGCCACGATACTCCTGGGCGAAGGCAGCCCCATTTCGCTTGTGACCCCGGACGTCAGCATGCACGATCTTAAGCTTTCGCCTGGTGATAAAGCGGACGGAAGCATCGCTGCCGGGATGGGCTGGGCCGCCCTTGTTTTGCACGGGGCCGGAACCCTGCAATGCGGAAGCGAGACCTATTCCGTTAGAAGCAGGGATTTCATCGTGCATCAGGCTGAAACGGAGACGACATGGAAACTGCTGCCGTCTGAGACCCTCCGTTTGATATGGATCCGTGTGCCGCTGGAGCTGCCTTACCCGCTCTTTCCGAAACCGCGCTGA